In the genome of Pseudomonas sp. B33.4, the window GACGGCGTTGAAAGGTTGATTCTGACCTTCGGTTCGCGCACAGAAGGTTATCGGATATCGGCCGAAACCTGGCAGCGTCTGGATTGCATTGTTGTTGATGTGCGACGTCCATCCGAGGGGCGGGTGCCGGAACCTGGCTTGCTGGTGCTGGACGTGGCGGAGGGCGGGCATTTGCTGATGTCGCAGGTCGCTGGCCACCTGGTGCTGACCGACCCGGACAATGGGCACAGTCTGATCGTGCGCGGCGTCGAGGAGCAGGGTGAGTGCGAACTGGCTGTCAAAATGGCTGGCCGTCATTATCTGTTCGCACTCGAGCAGTGGTTGCAGGCTTTTGCGGCAGTGCAGGACGGTGACGCCATTGCCAGCCTGGCGGTGGTGGCTGAACATTTGCCCTGAGCGGTAAATTCATTTGAACAATAAAACGCCGCGGACATTGTCGTTCGCGGCGTTTTTGTTTTGGCAGTTAAACCGAGGTCGGGCGCTCAAGGCACCAGATAATCTTTGACCCCGGTAAAACGCCTGTCGCATGGATAGATGAAAATGTGTATGCCTTCAGAAGTTACTCTCGATACTGTTAATGTAAACAATGTTCTTGATAATATTTTGTTAAATATGTTGGTGGGGTTTTTCTGTGATTTCCAGGTTGTGCTGTTTATGGTGTTTGGTGCCTGTCGATGTTGCTTGGATTAAAGCGATGACAGGTCATTAAATGATCATAATCGAAAAGGAATTAACATGAGTGTAGACATTAGTGTCATTCCGCCGCTCGCTGAACGTTTGACGTTTATTCGTGAAATCAAATTGCTCACGCCTGCGCCGAAAACCAGGAGTCGCGTGCTTTCCGTTAAAAGTTACTCGGCGCTTGGGAGCAGTGGCAGCCAAAGTGCAGTATTGCTGGGTGATACGCTGCTGAACTATATGGAGGGAATGAGCCGGGATGAGAGGCGTGAGATAAGAAATAGTGTGAGACTTGCCCAGATTCTGAGTAATAAGTACAAAGACGAAAAGCTCGATCTTGCAGCGTGGCTGGATATATATGCCAAGGCACTGAATTATATGGGTTGGTACTCGGATCGCAAACCCGGCGAGAAAAAGTATGATGATTTTTCCGGCGATATCTCCAGCAAGATGGTCGAGGTCGTCCGGGAACTGGGCAACGAGCCGATGCTGGATAACACGCTGGCCTCCTTTGCTGCACTGAAAAAACATAAAGCGGGATTAGCCTCTTATGCAAAGGAAAGTCTCTGGGGGCAGTCGTTTCAGACAATGCCGTCCGGACGCGACGAGCAAGGGCGAATCACGCTGGTCTTAAATCATTCAAGGCTGAATGCCACGCGCCAAGTGGAGAATTTCCTTTTCTGTCACTGGCGCTCGGGTGAAGTTCTACTGCGTCATAACTATCTTAGCTTTTTCCTCGACAGAAGCGCCTACGCACAAGTTCGTGCCGAAGTAGAGGCTGTTATCGAAGAGGATGACATGAGGGAAATTGAATTGCGGCTGGAATCGATTGGCGCGTGAAGTATGGCGTAAGTTTACTTGTTGTAATGTTCTTTCTGTTGCTGTGAGTTTGGTGTTTGGTTAGTTTGCTTCTCAAGCCGCAACGGCTTTTTTATAAATATAGGGAAATAGCAATGAATGATGTGGTGGCTGTAAAAATGAATGAGGCGGAAAGTCTCGCGTTTATCGAAAACTGCTGTAAGGAAAGCATCGCTGTTCTGCAGGGTTCGCGTTCGATCATGCCTTTCGCCCGGGCATTCAAATTGGACCTGCCCGACAAGGATACCTTGAATAAAGCGGTACTTAACTCGACGATGATCGCCTTTCCTGAAGGTATGAAGCGTCGCCATAAAACCATTATCAAGCGTACGTTTCTGTTTGCTGACTTGTCTGCGCAGATCAAATACCCGAACAAAGAAGATGCTGCGAAGCGTCTGTCCTACATGCTCCAGGGTTTGAATGCCATGGGCTGGGCACATTTCGGTAAGCCTGAGACCTTTGAGGAAACCGTCGCCACTGGCGTAACCATGTCGAATCTGGTTGTGGATATCGCCAAGGCTGCGCTGGGTGCAGTGGGCGTTGGAACTATTGGTGAAGTGATGAAGCTGGGGGCAGACGCGGCCATCAAAGGCCTCGAAGGTAACGCCGAGGCTCTGAAGCTTTATGAGAAAAATGGCAAGAAGGCCGGTGGTTCGAACTTCGGCGTGATGAGCGCGGCCGAAAGTAAAGACGATGATATTTACCTTACCGTAGGCTCGATAAGCTACAGCATTCAATCCGGCAGCTCGCATATTGCGTTCTTCGACAAAACCGATTCTTCTTCCAGTGTGATCAAAGGCCATGGCGTATTTACCATGTACCCCGACGAAGATTTCACCTCGAAGAAAGAAGCGGCAGCCAATCGCTTCTACGAAGCGATCGATGCTGCTCTTGAAATGGAATTCGGTTTCTGATTTTTCAGGTCAGGCGCTCTGCGCCTGACCTCTTCATGGATTGATAAAGTATGAAATATCATGGATATGCCAACGCCGGATGCCTGTTGGCATGCGCCACATCGCTACCTGGCCAACATCTGAAAGATATTCTGTCCTCATCTGTTTACATGCAGTTGTCGTGCAATAACAAGTTTCCTTTGTTTGCAGACTATAAAGCCTGGAATGACCGCTACTCACAAGTTCAGCGTTTTTGCCTCTATAAACTATCGGGCTGGCTCAGTTATGAGGGGTTTTCAACCTCGCTCGATAAATCCCTGACGCCGACAGAGATGGTTTGTGCTGCATTGTCAGGGGCTTTATCGGCTGAGGAAAAGTGTCTGCTGGAGCGGCTGATGCAGGATTTTTCGCAATTGAATGCCGACAGCAAAGCATCGATTTTATTCAGGCAGCGCGCAGTTGAATCAGTTTCGCCAGTCTTGGAAGGAGAAGGAGTCGTCAATCGTGTCCGAGTCCAGGTCGGCGTCGTTGACGATAAATCCACGGTGAAATGCGTGATACTTAACATCGCAACGCGCCAACCTGTCGAAGCCTGCTTTTTGCGGCAGGAATTCACATTGGGTGAGATGGTTGAAAGTATTCATGCAGAGTACTTTGTCGCGCAGCTGGATGAGGATTATGCCGATTCCAAAAGAGCCATGGTGCTCAGAACTCTCGACGGAAGAGAAACCATGGAAATCGAGCGGTTTGTCTAAACCGCTCGATTGAATATTGGTTATAAATGGGCAGGAGGATAGAAAGCTTCGGCTTTCACATCTGGGGTATCCATCACTGCGTGGCACTCAAGGCACCAGGTAACCCTTTATTCCAGTAAATATGATCTGCGCAGCCAGTGCGCAGACGAACAACCCCATCAATCTACTCACTATCTGCAAACCCTGATCCCCCAGAATCTGTTCAATCCGGTTCGACAGATAAAGCACGATCCCGACGGTGAAGCTGGCCAGTACGATGCTCATGATGGCAGTGAGTTTGTCGTCCCAATGGGGCTGGCTAACGCCCATCACCAACAATGCGCCGATGGTCCCGGGACCGACCGTGATAGGAATGGTCAGTGGAACGATGGTTACGTCTTGCTGCACGTTATCGGCCTGCACCGCTGACTTGCCTTGCGCCATACCGAGTGCCGAGATGAACAGCACGCTGCCGGCACCGATCCGGAACGCATCCACGGTAATTCCGAATACATCGAAAATCACCCGCCCGAACAAATACAGCAAGACGCTGGAAACAAGCGTGGCCACCGCCACTTTCCAGGCCAGGCGCCGTTGCTCCTTGCGCGAATAACCGCGGGTCAGGCTGATAAAGCAGGAGAGCACGAA includes:
- a CDS encoding MarC family protein; this encodes MLHVLFSVYLKMLVLYSPFFVLSCFISLTRGYSRKEQRRLAWKVAVATLVSSVLLYLFGRVIFDVFGITVDAFRIGAGSVLFISALGMAQGKSAVQADNVQQDVTIVPLTIPITVGPGTIGALLVMGVSQPHWDDKLTAIMSIVLASFTVGIVLYLSNRIEQILGDQGLQIVSRLMGLFVCALAAQIIFTGIKGYLVP